A genomic window from Gossypium hirsutum isolate 1008001.06 chromosome D12, Gossypium_hirsutum_v2.1, whole genome shotgun sequence includes:
- the LOC121224363 gene encoding DEAD-box ATP-dependent RNA helicase 6-like isoform X1, protein MPPSDTRYKTEDVTATKGNEFEDYFLKRELIMGIYEKGFERPSPIQEESIPIALTGSDILARAKNGTGKTAAFCIPALEKIDQDNNVIQGLPDSVLRTTASKSREFEVV, encoded by the exons ATGCCACCATCAGATACACGCTACAAAACGGAG GATGTGACTGCTACCAAAGGAAATGAATTTGAAGACTACTTTCTGAAACGTGAACTTATTATGGGAATATATGAGAAGGGCTTTGAAAGACCATCTCCTATTCAGGAAGAGAGTATTCCCATTGCTTTAACTGGAAGTGATATTCTTGCTAGAGCCAAAAATGGAACTGGGAAAACTGCAGCATTTTGCATTCCTGCATTGGAAAAAATTGACCAAGATAACAATGTTATTCAAG GGCTTCCTGACTCAGTACTACGAACAACTGCCAGTAAGTCTAGAGAATTTGAGGTTGTATAA
- the LOC121224363 gene encoding DEAD-box ATP-dependent RNA helicase 6-like isoform X2, with translation MPPSDTRYKTEDVTATKGNEFEDYFLKRELIMGIYEKGFERPSPIQEESIPIALTGSDILARAKNGTGKTAAFCIPALEKIDQDNNVIQGAMPRDVFNTLPPFSCGL, from the exons ATGCCACCATCAGATACACGCTACAAAACGGAG GATGTGACTGCTACCAAAGGAAATGAATTTGAAGACTACTTTCTGAAACGTGAACTTATTATGGGAATATATGAGAAGGGCTTTGAAAGACCATCTCCTATTCAGGAAGAGAGTATTCCCATTGCTTTAACTGGAAGTGATATTCTTGCTAGAGCCAAAAATGGAACTGGGAAAACTGCAGCATTTTGCATTCCTGCATTGGAAAAAATTGACCAAGATAACAATGTTATTCAAG GTGCAATGCCGAGGGATGTTTTCAACACACTACCACCGTTTAGCTGTGGACTATAG
- the LOC107947198 gene encoding auxin-responsive protein SAUR32, which yields MGSGDNNKGSHHHVNFHLHIPHLHGFHHHEKKGLKDIPKGCLAIMVGQGEEQQRFVIPVIYINHPLFMQLLKVAEDEYGFDQKGPITIPCHVEEFRNVQGMIDKDRHHHNHHHHHHVWCFRV from the coding sequence atgggGAGTGGAGATAACAACAAAGGTTCCCATCACCATGTGAATTTTCACCTTCATATACCACACCTTCATGGCTTCCATCATCATGAGAAGAAGGGCCTCAAAGATATCCCGAAAGGGTGTTTGGCTATCATGGTGGGTCAAGGTGAAGAGCAACAACGTTTCGTGATTCCGGTGATTTATATTAACCACCCGCTGTTTATGCAGCTGTTGAAGGTAGCCGAGGATGAGTACGGGTTCGATCAGAAAGGACCTATTACCATTCCTTGCCATGTCGAGGAGTTCCGTAATGTTCAAGGGATGATCGATAAAGATCGTCACCatcataatcatcatcatcatcaccatgtTTGGTGTTTTAGGGTTTGA